GCAAACTTAAGAATAATTAGTCACGTAGGAGAACAGGAGTATTCAGACTCCAGAAGATGGCCTGGGAGGGAGGCACTCACCTCTGCTGAACAAGGTCACGCCACAGTGTTCCCAGGCTGGCTTTCCTtggccttggctgctgctgcaggcagagaggggTGTGCTGGTTCTGGTTCATTCTCTTCACAGTGACTTaggtatggggctgtgttctgGATTTGGGCTCAACACAGTGTTGGATAACAAAGATGTTTCTGTTAtagctgagcagtgcttgcacagagcTAAGAGCAAGAGCAtgggctgctttgcttttcttccagttGGAACAGCAATGCCAAAAGAGGTATCACTGCAGTCCCTGCCttcacagggacactgctgatGGAAGAGGAAGCACAGCCTGATGCTGTGGTGGGGCAGGGAGACCAGCAAGCACACATGGTGCCCAGGGACCTGGCATGACAGGTACACAGCACGAGGTCTCACCACTACAAGGTCCACATTTCTGCATTAccatgtgctgctctgctgctcaggcatTAACAGACCAAAAGGGACAGGTAGCAACCTTAAGATGTCACCTCATCAGGTCCTGGATGTCCTCATAGTCAACCTCAGGCAATCCCCAGgaccctgctcccaccctggcCAGTCAGCAGAATTATGCCTGTCCCCTGGGGATGTGGTTGTCATATCCACTGCTGCAAACATACCTCCTCTGTTGGgatttctctcctcctccaggagAACCAATATCTTCTGTCTTTCTTGGGCATCATCTCCTTCACCAATTCATCGATGATGCTCTGTGAACATGGCAGAACATGAGATGAGGTCATTCCTCAGCCCAGGCCCCGCTGAGAATCATAGCCAGTAAATGTGCTGTACCACTGACCTCAGGAATGTTCTTCTGGAAagcctgcagggccaggactATGGGACCAGCCACTGCCCAGTTGTAATACCTGGAAAAAGCAAGAGAGATGAGTACATCACCATCCTGCAGCATGGCCAGGTCCCACAACTACTTTGGTGCAATCATGCTCTGGGATGGAGTCACATTCCTACAGGGACAAAGGGGCCACGCTGTCCATTGtgggaggaagcagcaggaagagtAGGCCACTCACTTCTTGTTGATCATTATCACCAGGTTTGGGTCACTGATGAGCCTTGGATTCTCAGCAAACTGCTGGTAGGAGACCCTGTGTTCCATGAACTTCTCTGGTGGGACAGAGGCTGTGTTATGACATTGGAGGATAGAAAGGATTTCAGGGCTGCAGATtgcccctctcctcccacctACCATGAGAGATCTGCGTGTCGCCCCTGAGGCCCCCACACAGTGAGAGGGCAACTGTGGGCATCGAGTCAGAGTCCACGGGGCTGTTGGCAGTCGAGGTGGATGGCAGCTGGATACTCAGAGGGTTGCTGGGGTCTGTCACAGGACTCAAACTCTGCTCTGTGTCACTGCCAGCAAGGGAGGAAATGGTGGTGACATCAGAGAATAACTTTAAACAATACCTCCATCCTTTGTGCCAGGGGAATTGCTCAAAAATGTCTGAGCTTGGCCAGCTGGGGCAACTCATACCTCTCGGCCAAATAGAGAGCCACTGGCTTCTTGTTCGGATCAGAGAAGTCTTCCAGGTAAATGGCTCTGGGGCCCTTGTGACGAGTTCTTTTGATGGATCCTCAATGCATAGACAGAAGAGAGAGAGCTTAGTTGAATCACCTTTCCAATCACCCCAGCATCTATCAAGAAAGccaacagcattttcttcacATCCATGTACCATACAAACAGGGCAGACGTTTTCCTACTGGAAAAACTGCCGGAAGTCAACAGCAACAGAAGTGTCTCAAGACACTTGCACTAGCATGATCCTTAAATACACTGTGAAGGAGGGCACAGAAATGCTTCTCTGTGATTTTCCCTGACTTGGCAAGCTCAGGATACACACAAGTCAGGCCAGGTGCTGTCTGACACTTGAAATTAAGGTATGGCCTGTACTGCTGAAAAATCTTCTAAGTACACAAAAGCAGAGACATTGAAGGATGGACTTTAGGGAACATAAGGCAAGAAAGCCTTCCTGGGGGCTGGGTGGTCACTGAAAGGTGGGCACTTAGGGCATGTGTCTTCAAAGCAAAGGAGCTGGTAGCACACAGAGAAGGCAAAGCAAGCACACCACACCTGGAAGTCATGGAATTACACTGAAGGGACAACCCAGGGGCTCATCTGAGTCAGACACATCTGCAGGCTCAAACACCACTTCAAGCAGCATCAGTCACCCTCTCACCTtgcctcctctgcctctccagctggGAGGCAGGGTCTTCTGAGCCTGCCTGCCTTGGAGCAGTGGCTCCCTCAAAGTGCTCCACATCTGGCACAGCATTCACATCTTCCTCCTGTTTCTCTTGTGGGACTGAGTAGGCCCCCAAAAATGTCTTTGCCCTGATAGCATGAAGGACATCCTTCAGACTGTAGATGCTGATCCCAGCCTGGGGTGTAAGTGTTGGCTCACTTGCAGACACAGGCAAGGAATGGGGCATGTCTTGAGGTCCTGCTGGGCTTGAAACCCCTCCTGGATGTTCAGAGGTGGCAACAAGAGGGGTTGCCTCATCCACAGCAGTGATCTTTGTGGACTTGGCTGGTTTAACTTGCACCAATTTATTCACCTCAAGGGAAGCAGAAGAACAGGTTTGAGGATGGAAAGTTGCCCAAAGCATCACACAGAAGAGGACAACTGCTCTAAGGCTgcctggccacagcctcctctgctttctgcaggtCTTTTGGACACCCATTCccagaaaaagagcaagagcTGGGACTTACCTGAGGGAGCCTTCCCCAGATCCACTTCATGTGGGATTCAGCCCCTAGAGAAAAGCTTTCCCGTGGTTTGATCTGCAGTTCAGAATCACTTCTGTGAGGAGGCTGATGGCTCAGCTTGAAGCTGCAAGAAGAGAAGGTGATGTGGGGCCTCACCTACTCTGCAGCCCCTTGCTCTCCTATCAGTGCAAGGACATTTAGGGCCAAGAACCCTGTAATGCTGGTTTCCCACAAAGTCACTTCTACCCTATAAGATTGTCACTCCTAAAGGACCAAGATCTATGGAAGCTGAGGCTCAAGGAAGCAAAGTGCTATGCCAGCAGTTGCCCTGAGCACCTCATCAGCAGACAGCCCTGTGCACACAGGCTTCTCACACCTGTGACCACGGCCTCAAGTGTACCCTGTGGTCTCTGAGCCTTCCTCCAGCCACACCATATCAAGCTAGGAGAACTGTCCTCTCCCGACACCTCCAGGTCACTTTTCCATacctccttccctgccatggggcacgTGCCCTGCTCtcaccagagctgagcagaacaCTTTGGCTCTGCCCATTACCTGTCCGCTTCGAGCAGCTCCCCATCGGAGAATGGGCGTATCTCTGGGGGCTGCAATGGCCCAGTTACTTCAAGGACATCAGAAAAGGATGAACATGTGGCATCACtgcaaaggaggaaagagaaggaactTGTGCTACTCTcaagcagcagcctcctctccAGAAAGCTGGCAATACCCAGTTTCACCATTTTCCCTGGCCTTCTACTCCACAAGAGACTGGGCTCCAACTTGCAAACACTTTCCCCCTGTTTCAGTACTGGTGAGCATCACCAAATGAGCCCATAGGCTTGACCTACTGCATCACCCTGCCCAGACCAAGCAGCTCACCTTGGGGCTAGCAGCTCTTTTTTGGCCTCATCACTGTCAGAATCTGTGTCTAACACCTCCTTCTTCCTGGGCCTTCTCCTGCGTCGCCTCCTCTTGT
The genomic region above belongs to Camarhynchus parvulus chromosome 20, STF_HiC, whole genome shotgun sequence and contains:
- the LPIN3 gene encoding phosphatidate phosphatase LPIN3; the protein is MVSQTMNYVGHLAESVFVTVKRLYHDMNPATLSGCIDVVVVRQPDNSFKCSPFHVRFGKLGVLRSKEKVVDIEINGEPVDLHMKLGDNGEAFFVEELEEHESSFPFFLCSSPICKERCMTDAAQPSQRLEASSAGVILHKRRRRRRRPRKKEVLDTDSDSDEAKKELLAPSSFSFLLCSDATCSSFSDVLEVTGPLQPPEIRPFSDGELLEADSFKLSHQPPHRSDSELQIKPRESFSLGAESHMKWIWGRLPQVNKLVQVKPAKSTKITAVDEATPLVATSEHPGGVSSPAGPQDMPHSLPVSASEPTLTPQAGISIYSLKDVLHAIRAKTFLGAYSVPQEKQEEDVNAVPDVEHFEGATAPRQAGSEDPASQLERQRRQGSIKRTRHKGPRAIYLEDFSDPNKKPVALYLAESDTEQSLSPVTDPSNPLSIQLPSTSTANSPVDSDSMPTVALSLCGGLRGDTQISHEKFMEHRVSYQQFAENPRLISDPNLVIMINKKYYNWAVAGPIVLALQAFQKNIPESIIDELVKEMMPKKDRRYWFSWRRREIPTEEQQPRPRKASLGTLWRDLVQQRQEEKESPSENEPQHPGDAVAAKAPAQKPLPNFRKSLRLSSEQIGRLNLQDGPNEVAFSVTTQYQGTCRCEATIYLWNWNEKVVISDIDGTITKSDALGHILPQLGKDWTHPGIVKLFNKIHLNGYKFLYCSARAIGMAHITKGYLKWVNEQGCGLPMGPMLLSPSSLLSAFHREVIEKNPEVFKVPCLTDIRKLFATKFPFYAGFGNRPNDVYAYKQVGLPESRIFTVNPKGELIQELTKTQKSTYEQLSELVEVFFPPVGRRGNAALVSPEYRHWRSSLPDDDWDDSP